In Amia ocellicauda isolate fAmiCal2 chromosome 7, fAmiCal2.hap1, whole genome shotgun sequence, one genomic interval encodes:
- the LOC136754118 gene encoding extracellular calcium-sensing receptor-like — protein MKHTYSHVPGPVQCTSLDLRELRFARTMIFAIEEINNSSEILPGVTLGYSIYDSCAAIPLALKAAFDLVNGQEPEFSSNTSCTKPSFVPAIVGESGSTPSIAISRIVGPFRIPMVSHYATCACLSNRREYPTFYRTLPSDYYQATALAKLVRYFGWTWIGLIRSDNDYGNFGMATFLETAQADGICIEYSVSFYRTNPREKILKVVDVIKKSTAKVIVAFIATGDMVILLRELSSQDIPALQWIGTECWVTDPQFLQYSFLNGVIGFGIPKSVIPGLKEFLVNLTPAEISVNPLLTEFWEDAFNCSFPGNTVSSKKKACKGTENLHDLQNPYTDTSQLRVSNMVYKAVYAVAHSIHNLLCNNSKAPLNHCDRIMQIEPWQVLEQLNTVNFTTRRGDWVYFDANGDPVAIYELVNWQLNGEGKSEFVTVGFYDASAPEGQTFRMKGKNITWTGGQSKIPQSVCSESCPPGTRKAVQKGRPVCCFDCVSCAEGEISNTTDSMDCITCPLEYWPNAQKDECIPKLIEFLSFKEVLGIILIVFSVSGACVSVAVGLVFFTFRNTPIVRANNSELSFLLLFSLTLCFLCSLTFIGQPSEWSCMLRHTAFGITFVLCISCVLGKTIVVLMAFRATLPGNNIMKWFGPTQQRFSVFAFTFIQVLICTLWLILSPPFPNQNMKYYKDRIILECDLGSAGAFWAVLGYIGFLSAMCFVLAFLARKLPDNFNEAKFITFSMLIFCAVWITFIPAYISSPGKFTVAVEIFAILASSFGLILCIFAPKCYIILLKPQKNTKKHMMGKIPSRSL, from the exons ATGAAGCACACCTACAGTCATGTCCCTGGTCCTGTACAATGTACAAG TTTAGATTTAAGGGAGCTTCGTTTTGCCCGGACTATGATTTTTGCCATCGAAGAAATTAACAACAGCTCAGAGATTCTTCCAGGTGTTACTCTGGGTTACAGCATCTATGACTCTTGTGCTGCAATACCATTGGCTTTGAAAGCTGCATTTGACCTGGTGAATGGCCAGGAACCAGAGTTCTCCTCCAATACGTCTTGCACCAAACCATCCTTTGTCCCAGCCATTGTGGGTGAGTCTGGGTCCACACCTTCAATAGCCATTTCAAGGATTGTTGGACCCTTCAGAATTCCAATG GTAAGTCATTATGCCACTTGCGCTTGTCTGAGTAACAGACGTGAGTACccaacattttacagaacaTTGCCCAGTGATTATTATCAGGCTACAGCTCTGGCAAAACTGGTCAGATACTTTGGGTGGACGTGGATTGGATTGATAAGAAGCGACAATGATTATGGAAACTTTGGGATGGCAACATTCTTGGAGACAGCCCAGGCAGACGGCATCTGCATTGAGTACTCTGTGTCATTTTATAGAACCAACCCAAGGGAGAAGATTCTCAAAGTTGTGGATGTCATAAAGAAATCAACAGCAAAGGTTATTGTAGCTTTTATAGCAACAGGAGATATGGTTATCCTGCTTCGAGAATTATCCAGTCAGGACATTCCTGCACTTCAGTGGATTGGCACTGAATGCTGGGTTACTGATCCACAATTTCTTCAGTACAGCTTTTTAAATGGAGTAATAGGATTTGGTATCCCAAAATCTGTTATTCCAGGGTTGAAAGAATTTCTGGTTAATCTCACCCCAGCTGAGATCTCGGTGAATCCCCTCTTGACAGAGTTCTGGGAGGATGCATTCAATTGTAGCTTTCCAGGAAACACAGTCTCTTCAAAAAAGAAAGCCTGTAAGGGGACAGAGAACTTGCATGATCTGCAAAACCCTTATACAGATACCTCCCAGCTAAGGGTTTCCAATATGGTATACAAGGCTGTCTATGCTGTAGCTCATTCTATTCACAATCTGTTATGTAACAACTCCAAAGCCCCCTTAAATCACTGTGATAGAATTATGCAAATTGAACCATGGCAG GTACTGGAGCAGCTGAACACTGTGAACTTCACAACCAGGAGAGGTGACTGGGTATACTTCGATGCAAATGGGGATCCAGTAGCCATTTATGAACTGGTGAACTGGCAGCTCAATGGAGAAGGAAAATCTGAGTTTGTAACAGTGGGCTTCTATGATGCGTCGGCACCAGAGGGGCAGACATTCAGGATGAAGGGAAAAAACATCACCTGGACAGGAGGCCAGAGTAAG ATTCCTCAATCAGTGTGCAGTGAGAGCTGTCCCCCAGGCACTCGTAAGGCTGTTCAGAAGGGAAGgccagtctgctgctttgactgcGTATcatgtgctgaaggagagaTCAGCAACACTACAG attCAATGGATTGCATTACATGTCCTCTAGAATACTGGCCAAATGCTCAGAAGGATGAATGCATCCCAAAGCTAATTGAATTCTTGTCATTCAAAGAAGTCCTGGgaatcattttaattgtattttcagtAAGTGGAGCATGTGTAAGTGTTGCTGTTGGTTTGGTGTTCTTTACCTTCAGAAATACACCCATAGTAAGAGCCAAtaactctgagctcagtttcctcttgctcttctcattaactctgtgtttcctttgctcacttactttcattggccagccctctgagtggtcctgtatgttgcgccacacagcatttggcatcacatttgtcctgtgcatctcttgtgttctggggaaaacaatagtggtgttaatggccttcagggctacactgccaggcaataatattatgaaatggtttgggcccacacagcagaggttCAGTGTTTTTGCTTTTACATTCATTCAGGTTTTAATTTGCACCCTGTGGCTAATTCTATCCCCCCCTTTTCCaaatcaaaatatgaaatactaTAAAGACAGAATCATTCTGGAGTGTGACCTGGGATCTGCAGGTGCATTCTGggctgtgttagggtatattggattCCTCTCTGCCATGTGCTTTGTGCTGGCTTTCCTGGCTCGTAAACTGCCTGATAACTtcaatgaagccaaattcatcacattcagcatgctcatattctgtgcagtctggatcacctttatcccagcTTATATCAGCTCTCCTGGCAAGTTCACAGTAGCTGtagaaatatttgctattttagCCTCAAGTTTTGGTCTGATACTTTGTATTTTTGCTCCCAAGTGTTACATTATATTACTGAAGCCACAGAAGAATACAAAGAAACACATGATGGGTAAAATTCCCTCCAGATCTCTTTGA